The genomic region AAGCTTGAGGCGATGGCTAGGAGCTATGCGTTAGCAGCTGTTAAGGCTGATCGTGAGGGCAGGATCCAGGAGGCGGTCCAGAACTATAAGAAGGCTATCGAGATCCTTACTCGTTTGCTCCAGCTTCGCCCCGATAACCCGCTTGCCCACGTCTATCGCAACATTGTTGAACAGTATAAGCGCAGGGTTGAGCAGCTCGAGAAGATAGGGGTTCCCGCTACTCCTGCTGAGGCCGAGCAGCTCGAGGACTGGATTGTGACCGAGAAGCCCAAGGTAAGGTTCAGCGATATAGCTGACTTGGAGCACGCTAAGCAGGCGATAAAGGAGGCAATTATCTACCCGGTTAGGCGCCCCGACCTGTTCCCCCTGGGTTGGCCTCGCGGGATACTCTTGTTCGGGCCACCGGGCTGCGGTAAGACGATGCTCGCCGCAGCTGTGGCTAACGAGGTTGACGGGGTCTTCTTCAACATAGACGCCGCCACGATTATGAGTAAGTGGCTTGGCGAGGCAGAAAAGCGCGTAAAGATGCTCTTCGACAAGGCCCGCGCGGCGGCAAAGAACGGGAAGCCGGCGATAATATTCATTGACGAGGTTGACGCGCTCCTAGGCGTCTACGAGAACGAGGTTGGCGGCGAGGTACGCGTCCGCAACCAGTTCCTCAAGGAAATGGACGGGCTACAGGATAAGAGCAACAAGCTCCACGTATACGTCATCGCCGCAACCAATAAGCCGTGGAAGCTCGACGAGCCCTTCATAAGGAGGTTCCAGAAGAGGATATTCATACCACCGCCCGACAAGGAGGCTAGGCTAGAGATACTTAAGCTCTACACGAAGGGGCTACGCCTCGCACCAGACGTCGACCTCGAGAAGCTCGCCGAGCTAACAGAGGGCTACAGCGCGAGCGACATAAAGGACATAGTTATGGAGGCTCATCTCCGCACGATAAGAGAGCTGTTCGAGGAACGCGGAGGAGAAGGAGACCCCCGGCCCGTCACTATGGAGGACTTCTTGGCCGCGATAAGGTCTCGGAGACCGAGCATAACCCGAGAGATGATAGAGCGGTACCAGAAGTGGTTCGAGAAATTCGGGAGCGTCTAGCCCTCCTCTCTCCTCGCTGAACTCTTTCTTCTCAACATGGTCCTATACGTTGCCGCTAATAGGGCCAAGCCCGTACCCACAACCAGCCCTTTCGCGAAGCTCTCTAGCTCCGTGAACGGCGAATCCCCTAGAACCCATTCCCCCACCTGGTACGTGGAGAAGAACGTTGCGAATCCCAGGGCTAGCCTCCTCCAAGCCTCCTGGAGCAAGCCATACCCGGCAAGGATGCCTGGCACCACATGTGTAATGAATCCGCAGAGGACACAGCCTCCTCCCTGGCCTGTCGCTGCGCCGGATGCTATGAAGAATATACGGGCAAGTATCCCCGCCACGAATCCTGTAAACGAGCACCGAATAAGGCTCTCCATTACAGGGGCTCTACGAACACTTGCCGTAATGCTGCTTATGCTTCTGAAGAGCCTAGTCTGCGGAGCCACTGCTCCTCGGCCCCCTTCTTTAGCTAGCACGTATAGCGTTAGTGCATGGGCCCGGCTGACGGGAGATATTACCGTTGGCCCCTTAATTACGCTGCCTGTGCGACTTCTCTCGGGGAGCGCCTAGGCGCTAGGACTAATAACGCCTAACAACCTCTACAGGAAGGTAGGGGTGCAGGTGGAGGATGAGATACGCTCTAGGACTTGTAATGGCAGCCGCTATGATCACTGTCATCGGGCTCGCAGTAGCCGGACACGCTGAGGCAACCAATACGACAACGAACACGACTGTTACAGATATAGTTGCAAAAGCCATGAGTAACCCCAAGGTGGCAATAGCGACCCTTATACAGTTCTTGCTTGGATTCGCACTCGGCTACTACAGCGTGAAGATAGCTAGGTACCTCTTAGCCTGGATAGGCGTGATAATACTGGGCTCCCTCCTCTCCGTCTGGAGCCTCGGCGGAAGCGCCGAGGACATATTGACAAAGATAGGGGCTGAGGCGAAGAAGGTTCTACCGATAGTCAAGGACTTCCTAGCGGCGCTCGGCATTTTGACCGTCGGCCCCGTTGCAGTAGGGTTTATACTTGGACTCATAGTCGGGTTCACAAGAAAGTAATGAATACAGATAATAATAGTAGAGGAGGCTGTTCACCAGACCACTGTCTCTCGATGAAGCGCCCTATGCCTCCTGGGTTTTTCCCTACATAGTCTTATCCATGGGTGTTCTGCGCCACAATTCATGCAACGTGCCATACCCTCGGAGCCCCTCTCGGCTTGTATCCTTATGCCCCAGGGTTTTCGCGACACGAGGGGCTTGCCGCAGCTCCTACAAAGGGTGTCGGTTAAGGTGTAGCTCTCGTCGCCGTACAGGTACACGTAGTGCTTGCCCTTGTCGCGGAGCTTCTCGACCAGCGAGTACCCCTTGTCCGCTACCTCCTCGCCACCCTTAACCGGTACAACGTGGACTGCTGCCTCGGGGTAGCGGTCGACTAGCTCAGAAACCATCATGTCTGCCTTCTTGGAGCCGTCGTAGGCCACGTGTATCTCCACTACGGGGAAGAGGCGGTAGGCCTCCCTTAGCGCCTCGTATACGTGGTCTAGGCGGGGAGGAGTCTCCACTGCTGCGAGGTGCTCGAACACTATGAAGCTGTAGCCCTTCTCCTTAGCCGCCCTAAGCCTCTCAAGGGATACGAGGCCAGCCGTTCGAGCACCATAGTACTCCGGGGCCTTGTCGCCGAGGACTCGGCGCAGCATAGAAGGGAGTTCGAGAGCCCAGTCTAGTGCTAAGGGCTCTCCGCCGTCAAGGAGAAAGACGTCGGGCTGTAGTAGGAGGAGCCTCTTAGCCTCGCCTTCGCCGAACCTTCGGAGCACGAGAGAGCCAGGGTCGGAGTAGGGAGCCCAGCTACAGTAGCTACACCTCCAAGGAGGAACCGGGGCGACAAGGCGGGCTGCAACACCTCCTGGGCACACGTGGTAGAGAGGAACCTGCTCAACGGGCAGAATACTCATGTAGAGCGCGTGCCACGGGTACTTGTCCCCCGCCACGGGGTCTATTACGCCGCAGGCCGGCTCCGAGTCGCAACCGATTACACATCTCCTGCACTTCGCCAAGACCGCTGAACGCCCTCCGGGAGCAAACGGTCTAAGCAGGGAAGGCCGCCTTTCCACGGACCAGGGCAACACATAATGCGGCCACCTATAAGAATCCCGACACATAGGCAGGAGCCCCGAACACGCCGAATTGCTGCTAACAGGGTTCTCGGACCCGGCAATGGAAATCCCTTTGGCCACAAGGGGGGATGATGGGGATTGGCCTTTGAGGACTCCCCGGGCCGATCCCCGGGGCTAGGGGATGAGCGAAGAACCCCTTGCTGACCGCCACTACCTTTATCAAAAACACGTTGAGACTGCTGCCTCTGGTACGGGTGGTACGGGCTTCCATACTTGACCTGACCCGAGGGTTTCTGCCATGGGCTGGCTTACTGGCAGGGTTGTTCTCGTTACTGGGTCTAGTCGCGGCATTGGCCGCGCCGTGGTGCTTGAGGCTGCTAGGCGTGGAGCTCGAGGCGTGGTCGTGAACTATGTTTCGAGAAGAGATGCTGCTGAGAAGGTTGCCGAGGAGGCTCGGAGGATTGGGGCCGACGCGGTTGTCGTAGGCGGTGATGTCTCTAGGTGGGAGGACGCAGAGAGACTCGTGAAGGCAGCCGTAGAGAGATGGGGCCGGCTCGACGTGGTTGTCAACAACGCGGGTATTCTGCGCCCGAAGCTCTTCGAGGAGATGGCTCCGGGGGACTGGGAGAGGGAGATGGCTGTCAACTTCTTCGGTGCACTCAACGTTGCAAAGGCTGCCCTGCCGCACCTCACCAAGACCCGGGGAGTCATTGTCAACATCGCCTCTGTTCTCGGGCTACGCCCAGAGCCGTGGGCAAGCCACTACTCGGCCTCAAAGGCCGCGCTAATAGCGTGGAGCATTGCCGCTGCCAAGGAGCTGGCAGAGAAGGGTGTGAGGGTCATAGCTGTGGCTCCTGGCGGCGTAGACACTGATATGGCTAGGGAGTGGGGAGACCTCGACTGGGTAGAGGAGGAGATTCCCCTCAAGAGGCTGGCTAGACCGGAGGAGGTGGCCCGCCTAGTAATGGACGCGGTAGAGAACCCCTATGTTACCGGCGACGTGCTGACAATAAGCGGAGGCCTACTATAGCTGACACATTACGAATACCGTATCTTCTCTGCTCATAGACCGCAATAATGCTATGAACTGCGCGAGCTTTGGGCACGTTGCAATAAACAATGCTTAAATATAGGCTGTAGAGTACCGCCCTCCTAGACAAGTAGTGCTCGAACCCTGGTTTCACGTAGCCATTGTGTTCTTGGAGAGGTGTGGTCTCGGCTTTGGAGTTTAGTCTGAACGAGGATCTTCTCCGCAGGCTCGTCATGGAGCCCGGCGTGTCTGGCTACGAGGAGCCTATTCGCAGGCTCATAGGGTCCGAGATCGACGGGCTCGGAGAGGCGTGGGTTGACGACGTGGGTAACCTGTTTCTCGACCTAGGCGGCGAGGGAGACACCGTTCTTATCGCTGCGCACATGGACGAGCTAGGCCTGGTGATAACCAGTATCTTCGATGACGGTTTGCTGGCTTTCCGCAAGCTCGGCGGGATAGATGACCGTGTCCTCCCGAGCCAGCACGTAGTGGTGCTTGGCTCCAAGGGGCCCGTGGAGGGCGTTATCGGGCTCGAGCCTCCCCATCTCCAGCTAGAGAAGGAGCCCAAGGTTGTGCCTTGGCACCAGTTGAGGATAGACGTTGGTGCTTCGAGCAGGGAGGAGGTGGAGGAGCTCGGTATCCGCGTGCTCGACCCCGTTGTGCCTAAGAAGCACTGGACCCGGCTAGCCGGGGGCAGGTTCTTTGCGAGCCGGGGCTTCGATGACCGAGCAGGAGTCTACGTGCTCGTAGAGCTAGCAAGGCTCGTAGCAAGGGGCTCCGTGAGGCCCAGGCACCACGTGGTACTGGCATGGACTGTTCAGGAGGAGCTAGGGCTTCGGGGAGCCCTCGCGATAGCTGCGCGCCTAAAGCCAAAATACTTCATAGCAGTAGATACGATGGCTTGCTGCCGCCCAGAGATAACGGGGCCAGCGAGGCCCGGCAACGGGCCAGTCATAAGGGCGCTCGACAACGCCTATGTAGCGGACTGGGGGCTCGTCAGGAGGGCTAAGGAGGTTGCCGAGGAGGAGGGAATCCCGTACCAGTTAGCGAGCGCAGGGGGAGGCACGGACGCAGCAGCATTCATGAGGGCAGGAGTACGCTCGGTAGCAATAGTGATGCCGGTCAAGTATGGACACACAACAGTCGAGACAATAGCGCGGAGCGATATAGAGGACACAGTAAAGCTCCTAGCCAAGCTGCTTGAGAAGGGTCTCGTAGAGTAGCTAGAGTAGCTCATTACTTTGTATAAAGAGTTATGTGATCTTATATAGGGTTTTATATACTAGCAAGGACGTTTTATATTCTTTAACAGCGTTAACTATTTTGAAGAGCTTCTCATACAGTTCCTTGGAGGCTGATTTACATGGTTTACGACGTTGTGGCTTATCCTCGTCTCCCGTCGGCCGCGCTCCACGTTCTAGAGGGTCTTCGCTACCAGATGTTTCATTATGGCGAGGAGGATGCTTTACGAGAGTTCTTGCGAAGAGTGGGAGCCCGAGTACTTATCCGCGTAGGGCTGCCAGTTAACCGGGAGCTGCTCGGGGAGGCTAAAGGGCTCGAACTAGTGATTACGCGGACGAGTGGCCTTGACGGCATCGATGTGGGGGCCGCGGAGGAGAAGGGGGTATGTGTGACGAATCAGCCGGAGGTCATTGCTGAGGCTGTTGCTGAGCACGCGCTGGGCCTGGCGATTGCCGCGGCGAAGCTCCTCGTGGCTGGGCACAGCTACGTGGTTAGCGGTGAGTGGGCTAGGCAGGGCTGGCCTAGGTGGTGGCGGCCCCGCTTACTCTATGGTAGGAGGCTCGGCCTCCTGGGCATGGGGCGTATCGCCTCCCTCGTGGCTCAGAAGTTCCGAGCCGCGCTCGGCGTAAGGGAGATATATTATTGGTCTAGGCGGCGTAAGCCTGAGCTAGAAGTAGTTCTTGGCGCGAGGAGGCTGAGCCTAGAAGAACTATTCGAGCGCTCCGAGATACTCGTAGCAGCCCTGCCATGCACCGATGAGACCCGGGGCCTCGTCACGCTAGACCTTCTCGAGAAGCTGCCTAGGAACGCAATCTTCGTCAACGTGGGGCGCGGCTGCGTTGTTGAAGAGGGTGCGCTTGAGAAGCTCTTGGAGCGGAGAAGCGATATCAGGGTAGCACTCGATGTCTACGAGGAAGAGCCCGTACCGCCCGAGCACCCCTTGGTAAATCAGTACCAGGGCGGCGATAGAGCTGTATTCACGCCACACATAGCCGGCTACTCGGAGGAATCAATGATAGCCACCGCTATCCTTGCAGCCATGCAGGCCCGCCGCTACCTCGAAAAAGGCTGCGTATGGAACCCTGCGACAAAGAACTGCAAACAGTGCACAGACTCACCGCCGACACTAGATGAGGCGATAAGGCTAGCCCGCAACATGCTTCAAAGAGATTCGAAACACCTGCAGCGACCACCAGACTAGGAAAATTCTTTTACAGTCTTCGCAAAGACTATTGTGTAATGTTTTAGCACTAGAGTTATTCATCATCTTTCTGTCCCGTTTTGGGTGGCAGGAGCAGCGAGGGGCACTCCATGCAGCCTTTGTCTAGGTGGCCTCGGTGTATGCAGCACGTTGCTAGTGGTAGGCGATCTCTACCTCTCAACTCAACGAGGAGGTAATCGCCGACGAGCTTGGCTTCGGCATAGCCGGGTTCTCGAACAAGGTTTCCGAGTCTTATCCTGTACTCTTTGCCACGGTATGTGATGAGGAGCTGGGCCTCATAGAGGCCGCTTGGCTTCTTTTCTGCCTTCTCTATTCTTGCGACTACGTGTTCTTGCACCATGTACGCAACCCCTCTCTAGCCCGAGTTGTTAATATAGTGATAATTGTGCATTTATCTTATTTTGTCCGTACAAGTACGTGATATACAGAGGAGCCTTGACGGGGAGGAGGCCGGGGCAGGAACCGTTGGGAATAAAATAGGGGAATAGATGTATCGGCCCGATATATCGGGGTCGTGGAGACCTTGTCGCAGCGAGAGCCTAGGCGGAGGAGGCGCCGCCCGGTAGAGATGAGGATGCTTATGCTCTATTTGCTTGAGAGGGGGCCACGGCACGGCTACCAGTTGATGAAAGAGCTTGAAGAGCTTCTTGGCAAGAGGCCTAGCCCTGGCACGGTTTATCCGCTGCTCCGGGATCTCTTGCGCGAGGGGCTTGTCGAGGCAAGGGTTAGTGGCATAGGTGGCCGCCTCGTTAAGACGTACTCGCTTACCAGTAAGGGTGCCGAGCTGCTCGAGAAGGCTAGGCGTGATGTTGAGAGCTTCATTGCCTCGATGATGGCGCTCCACGAGGCTAGGGACCTGGGCCTTGACGACTTGTTGCGCGAGCTATGGGAGCTTGTACGGCTACTACCAGAGCTTGAAGACAAAGAGAAAAAGACTATAGCCAGGATGATAAGATCCATGGTCGTAGAGGTTAGGAGGCTACGCGAGCAGCTACTGGGCGACTAGGCTCATGTGGGGCGAGAAGTAGAATTGAGTAGTAATGACTACGTTATAATTGTTGAGAACCTTGTCAAGAAGTATGGAGACTTCCCCGCTGTTCGCGGCATAAGCTTCAGAGTGAGGAGAGGCGAGATATTCGGCTTCCTGGGCCCAAATGGGGCCGGTAAGACCACTACTATACATGTCCTCGCCACGCTTCTGCGCCCCACGAGCGGCAAGGCCATAGTCGCCGGCTACGATGTTATGAGAGAGCCCGACAAGGTTAGAAAGTCCATAGGCATTGTCTTCCAGGACCCTAGTCTCGATGATAGCCTCACTGCTTACGAGAACATGTACATACATGGAAGAGTATATGGTCTCAGGGGGAGATTGCTCGAGGAGCGCATCGAGGAGTTGCTACGCTTCGTGGAACTCTATGAGCACCGGAACCGTTTGGTGAAGACCTTCTCCGGGGGCATGAGGAGGAGGCTCGAGATAGCACGAGCCCTTCTACATGAGCCTATTGTATTGTTCCTAGACGAGCCGACGCTCGGCCTTGACCCACAGACGCGGACGCATATATGGGACTATATTCGCCGCCTACGCAACGAGAAGAACGTCACAGTATTCATGACGACGCACTACATGGAGGAGGCGGAGCAGCTCTGCGACAGGATAGCGATAATTGACCACGGCAAGATAATCGCAGAGGGGACGCCGGAGCAGCTCAAGTCACTGGTAGGCAGCGACATCATATACCTGAAGATAGCTGGCCCTATAGACGATGCATGCAGCTTCTTCGCGTCAATAGACGGCGTGGAGGAGTGCAAGAAGCTCGGCGGCGACCGCGTTGCACTTAAGGCTAGAGATGCCCCAAAGATGCTGCCAAGAATACTTGTAGAGGCTTCCCGGAGAGGCATAGAGGTGCTGGAGGCCAGCTACCATAGACCGACGCTCAACGATGTCTTCATTTATCTTACGGGCCGCGAGATTAGAGAGGAGGAGATAGACTCTGCTGAGAGGATCCGGCTCTATGCTCGTAGCATCATGATGCGCCGAGGATAGGAATAGTGGATGAGGAGGGTTGAAGAGTGTTGAGGGGCTTCCTTGACGCTGTCTACGTGATGGCCTACAGACAGGTTAAGCACTTTGTTCGCTCACCGTCCCGCATCATAGGCAGCATTGTGAACCCGTTGATCTGGATAGTGTTCTTCGGACTGGGGTGGGCGAAGGCCTTCAACAACCCATTCATGAAGGTATTGCTCGGGGGGCTGGACTATCTATCATTCCTCGTGCCAGGCGTCATAGCGATGTCGGTGTTCACGGGCAGCTTCCTCAGCGGCATCTCGGTCATATTCGACAAGCAGTTCGGGTTCCTCAAAGAAATACTGGTTGCACCTACCCCGCGCTCAGCCGCAATACTTGGAAGAATACTGGGAGACTCTTTAACAGCAATGGTGCAAGCCGCCCTAATAGCACTAGTCAGCATACCCTTCATGGAACACATAAGCGTTATTGGAACCCTAGTCGCGCTGATCTATGGATACTTCGTCGCAATAGGATTCTCTGCTCTAGGCGTAGCAATAGCCTCGCGCATGAGGAGCCACGAGGGCTTCCAGCTAATAATGAGCTTCCTTATACTTCCCCTACTCTTCCTAAGCGGCGCATTTTACCCGGTAAGCCTCATGCCGACATGGATGAAGGTGCTTGCATACCTCGACCCACTAACGTACGGAGTTGATGCCATGAGGTACTGGATGACAGGGGTCTCATGGCTAAGCCCGATAACGGACCTAGCTGCCCTAGTCCTGCTCGACACCGCCCTCGTCGGGTTTGCGGCGATGCTCTTCAATAAAATGACAATAGAGTAGCCGTTAACCCGTCCCAAGTACCTAGTTTTTGATACGATCAGAGGCTCTTTGCCGGAGAAAATATTGGTCGTTGAATAGAGGGCAGTGCCCCGATGTCCTTGATCCTGTTCTTACTGCTTAGTGAAAGGGCGTTATTCTATGTCTTGCAATGAACTCTGCTACCCTTATAGCATCGATTGTCTCTAGTGGGTCATGGGTTCTCACTATGTGGGCTCCATTGTATACTGCTATGGCTGTGGCTGCTAGGCTTCCCCATAGTCTTTCCTCCGGGCTCTTGCGCCCCGTTATTGCTCCTATGAAGGACTTCCTTGAGACTCCTACGAGTATTGGTTTACCAAAGGTTCTAAGCACATGCAGGTTTGCGAGTATTGTTGAGTCCCAGACATACCATGGCGGGTTTCTCGGCCGGAAGAACCCTATTGCCGGGTCAACTACTATCTTTTCCTCGTCTACGCCGTGTCTGCGGGCAATCTCTATGCTCTCGCGCAGCGCCTCCAAGACCACTGCTATTGGCGAGCTGTTCTCGGGTACCGGGTCCATGTGGGCACCTATTATCACTGGCACACCGTACTCCGCAACCACTGAGGCCATTTTCTCGTCGCCCTTAAACCCGTAGACATCGTTAACAATGTCTGCACCAGCCTCAATAGCCTTCTCAGCCACAAAGGCCCTAGTCGTGTCAACGGAGACTGGGATCCTTATGCTAGTATTCTCCTTTATCGCTCTAATCGCCTCAACGACCCGTCTAGCCTCCTCCTCTACTGGTACCTCTGTTTCGAGATAAGGCGCTGTGGACTTCCCGCCAATGTCTATGAAGTCCGCGCCTTGCTTGGCCATCGCCTCTGCACGGGCTATGATCTCCTCCCTTCTCTGTGCAACCGAGCCCTTGTAGAACGACTCGGGGCTGACGTTTATTACGCCCATTATCCTGGCCGGTTGCTCATCACCTACGACTACGCCGGCTATATCAGCCCTAATGCGGCTAGCCAACCCTGGATCTCCTCCCCGGGCCTCATAGGGGTATCCAGTACTGCTTCAAATGCTCTAATAATGTAGCCTTCCCAGCGTTATGGATTTGCCTAGTGTCTTGGAGGGAGTGGCTATAAGTATCCCTGGGGGTAGGGAGTGGCAGTATAGGCTGCGAAGCCGAAACGATTACGGGGTGATGTTTCGCGTTGCAGGCACTAGACTATGTACTGGTCGGGTTGCTCGCACTCCTAGTAGCTGGCCATATCGGAATAAACTTCGTGACAGAGCTCGAGAAGTTCCTAGTAGCAGAGAACCTCGTCCTAGCAATACTGTATGTAGCGAGCATCGCAGGCATCTGGAGAGGTGCGTCATGGGGCTACGCGCTCGTTGCAATAGTTGCGCTCTTCAGCGCTGGCAGAGTTTCCCGCAGCATAGTTGGATCACGAGGCGAGATAGGAGAACTGGCAGTACAACACATACCACTGCTAGCGATAGACCTGATCGTCGGGATAATCGCTGTCCTCAGACTCATGAAGCCCTAGCTCCAGTGGCTCCGTTAGCTCATTTTCCTCTATGCTCATAATTCTCTAGTAGGAGGCACGCATAGAGGTATGGCGCGCTGTGACCCCCTTCTACAATTGCTGTATCGGGTCGTTCCGCTCAGCTTATACGATACTGTAACCGGGGAGGCAGTGAAGCTCGAGCCAAGACTAGCTGTAGACGTGGGAGGGGGCTCTGGGCTCCTAGGGAAAGCTCTCCGCAGAAAGGGCTTTCTCGGAGAATATGTGCTCGTGGAGCCTGATGCGTGCCTAGCTAAGAGGGCGCTTAGAGACGCCTTCTCCCACATTGTTGTAGGGGTTGCTGAAAGCCTGCCTCTAAGGAGGGTTAGCGGCTCGGTTACCGTTTTCCACGATTCGCTCCACCACGTGGCAGAGCCGTATTTAGCACTAAAGGAGGCTATGCGGGTCTCAGAGTGCATACTTATAGGCGACTTTGACGCGTCATCGCTGCTCGGAAAGCTACTAACAGTTTTCGAAAAGATACTTGGCTATCCCGCCTCCTTCCTGGAGCTCAGAGAAGTACTTGCAACCATAGAGAGCGGCAACTTCAGAGTCGTGAGGCTTAGGGTTTCCCGCCTCGGCAGCTACTTGTTATCTACCTGCAAGAACTAAAGGACATGGACTTGGAGTAGGCTTTTAGTGCTTCTTGCCTCGGAAGAAGCCAGTTATTACTGAAAACAAGCTGCGCCGCTTTGTGATGCACGTTGTTTTTGGCTCATCGCCTCTCTTGCGCAACTTTATGTAGAGAAGGCCCACGTATACAGCGTCAACGATGGGATCGTGGAACCTCGTTTCCGGAGGAGATATACCTAGGATCTCCCTTATTGCTTCCTCGAGGGGATAGCCGCCTCTCCTCATAGCTTGGTATCTCCTAGAGGGGTTCGAGAGCAAGTAGCTGAGGACGTCTATGAAGCAGACCTTGTTTATGGGCAGCCCTCTCCTCTCAGCCTCCTGGAGCAAGAGGGCTGCATCGTGGTCTCCATAGGTTACGAGTGTATAGGTTGCTGCCTCTGCTAGCAGGGAGCTGAGGCTGCCCAGCCGGGTAGCGTTCGCACCAGTTATGCCGTGCACGAGGGCTGTCCTGCCAACGCTGACACTAGGCGGCTCAACGGCGCACCGTATGCTATCTAGTACTAGTTCGTCGCCACGTATCTCCACGAGTGCGGCTGAGACTATCTTACAGCTAGGGCCGCGTATGCACGTAGCTTCTACGTCAAAGGCTGCAAGCCTCTTAGGCATCATAGAGCTGTTGCCCCTTCCAGGGTCGGGACTACTAGGCTCCAGTCCTGGCCCGGTCGACGAGTCTTGACGCTGCTTGTAGCGCTGAGCGTAACAAGCTCCTCTCAACACCGCTTAGCTCGTCTACATCTATCTCCCTAGACCCGTGCACTGCTATACTCCATGCAGTAAATCCTAGTAGTATCCGGTAGGCCTCTGCGGCCTCAGCCGCCATGCTTGGAGAGAGCACCGCCTTGGCGGCGAGCTCTTCGAGGCGCTCAACAGTTGAAACAGGGCGCCATATGTTGGCTGAGACCACTAGGGCCTTCACAGCGAACACTATGGGGGCAAGACCGTCCTTCTTCAAATCTATTCTGCGTGGCAGCCTGCCCAGCGCACGAAGCCTAGGCCTATAGGCCGCCAACACGGATCGAAGATAAGGCGCTGAGCCGGCCTCGGAGATCGCTGAGAAGAGGTGCTTCCTTAGCTCCTCACCGTGATCGCCTCCCTGTTGCCTTGGATAAGCCTGGGCAGCGTCCATGAACAAGCCTATGGTCACTACTTCTTCGTCGCCCTTGGGGCTCGTTGCTGCTCGGCGCAGCCGCTCCTTTGCTTCCTCGAGGGAGTAGAGGAGGCGGCGAGCAGTATAGCCGTGGCTGCATCCCGGGAACCCGATTTTGTCAAGAAAGTCTTCTATTGTCTCGGCTAGTTCCCTTGCCTTACTCTCCGGCACTGAGCCGCTGTATATGAGTGCTGTGTCCCTATCCGTTGGCGCCATTTGCTCGAGCCTAGCATTGCTCCCCATGACTATGTAAGCCCAGTCCTTGGGCCCTACTCCGAGCTGCTTGGCTGCCAGTTCTGCAGCCTTCTCTATAACTGAGCGAAGGACGAGACTAGCCATCTTGACCAGCGTGACTACTCCGCCGCGGCTAAGCAGGGGGTGCAGCTGCTTATTGAACCTTGAGAGCATGCGAGTGAGCCTAGCATAGGCGTCTCTAAGCTCGTCTAAGCTGCTGGCTGTGCGCACTATTCTCCGAGCATAGAGGGGGCCAAGGGCCTCAGCATAAGCTATGTCACGTATAGTCACGACTCCGAGTAGTTTGTCGCCGCGGCCCTTTACGAGCAGGTGCTTGATATTCCTCTCCATCATTAAGTATACTGCATCTGTGCAGGCGGTGCTGGGAGGAACTCCTATAGGGTTCGGCGTCATAAACTCGTCGACCGGCTTAGACAAGTTCTCTCCTAGAGCCACTAGGCGCCGGAGATCAGTGTCGGTAAAGATCCCCTCTGGTCTCAGCTCCTCGTCGACAACAATTACCGAGGAGACACCGTTCTCGTACATCGTTCTCACAGCGTTTACTACGGGTGTACCGCGAACCACTGTGACCGGTGCACGGTACACAAGGTCCTCGACGCGGCATGCTTCCACTTCGGCAGTGCTTATCAAGAGGTTAACGCACTCAGGCCTAACTCTGACAACTATGCTCTCGCTCTCGGCTTCCGCTGATACACTGCCCTCTACTACAAAGTAGTCGCCGCGATGATAAGAAGCATCTCCTACGCGTATAGACCCGTTATAGACTATGTAGAGCCCTGGCTTCTCCACCTTTTCTCCTTCAGATAGGAGCGTTATGGATGAACAAGTAAGCACTTCTTCAAGAGTTTTGCGGGGAAGGTGAGGGAATACTTC from Pyrofollis japonicus harbors:
- a CDS encoding AAA family ATPase: MARSYALAAVKADREGRIQEAVQNYKKAIEILTRLLQLRPDNPLAHVYRNIVEQYKRRVEQLEKIGVPATPAEAEQLEDWIVTEKPKVRFSDIADLEHAKQAIKEAIIYPVRRPDLFPLGWPRGILLFGPPGCGKTMLAAAVANEVDGVFFNIDAATIMSKWLGEAEKRVKMLFDKARAAAKNGKPAIIFIDEVDALLGVYENEVGGEVRVRNQFLKEMDGLQDKSNKLHVYVIAATNKPWKLDEPFIRRFQKRIFIPPPDKEARLEILKLYTKGLRLAPDVDLEKLAELTEGYSASDIKDIVMEAHLRTIRELFEERGGEGDPRPVTMEDFLAAIRSRRPSITREMIERYQKWFEKFGSV
- a CDS encoding SDR family NAD(P)-dependent oxidoreductase, producing the protein MGWLTGRVVLVTGSSRGIGRAVVLEAARRGARGVVVNYVSRRDAAEKVAEEARRIGADAVVVGGDVSRWEDAERLVKAAVERWGRLDVVVNNAGILRPKLFEEMAPGDWEREMAVNFFGALNVAKAALPHLTKTRGVIVNIASVLGLRPEPWASHYSASKAALIAWSIAAAKELAEKGVRVIAVAPGGVDTDMAREWGDLDWVEEEIPLKRLARPEEVARLVMDAVENPYVTGDVLTISGGLL
- a CDS encoding M42 family metallopeptidase: MEFSLNEDLLRRLVMEPGVSGYEEPIRRLIGSEIDGLGEAWVDDVGNLFLDLGGEGDTVLIAAHMDELGLVITSIFDDGLLAFRKLGGIDDRVLPSQHVVVLGSKGPVEGVIGLEPPHLQLEKEPKVVPWHQLRIDVGASSREEVEELGIRVLDPVVPKKHWTRLAGGRFFASRGFDDRAGVYVLVELARLVARGSVRPRHHVVLAWTVQEELGLRGALAIAARLKPKYFIAVDTMACCRPEITGPARPGNGPVIRALDNAYVADWGLVRRAKEVAEEEGIPYQLASAGGGTDAAAFMRAGVRSVAIVMPVKYGHTTVETIARSDIEDTVKLLAKLLEKGLVE
- a CDS encoding 2-hydroxyacid dehydrogenase, encoding MVYDVVAYPRLPSAALHVLEGLRYQMFHYGEEDALREFLRRVGARVLIRVGLPVNRELLGEAKGLELVITRTSGLDGIDVGAAEEKGVCVTNQPEVIAEAVAEHALGLAIAAAKLLVAGHSYVVSGEWARQGWPRWWRPRLLYGRRLGLLGMGRIASLVAQKFRAALGVREIYYWSRRRKPELEVVLGARRLSLEELFERSEILVAALPCTDETRGLVTLDLLEKLPRNAIFVNVGRGCVVEEGALEKLLERRSDIRVALDVYEEEPVPPEHPLVNQYQGGDRAVFTPHIAGYSEESMIATAILAAMQARRYLEKGCVWNPATKNCKQCTDSPPTLDEAIRLARNMLQRDSKHLQRPPD
- a CDS encoding PadR family transcriptional regulator, giving the protein MSQREPRRRRRRPVEMRMLMLYLLERGPRHGYQLMKELEELLGKRPSPGTVYPLLRDLLREGLVEARVSGIGGRLVKTYSLTSKGAELLEKARRDVESFIASMMALHEARDLGLDDLLRELWELVRLLPELEDKEKKTIARMIRSMVVEVRRLREQLLGD
- a CDS encoding ATP-binding cassette domain-containing protein, whose protein sequence is MSSNDYVIIVENLVKKYGDFPAVRGISFRVRRGEIFGFLGPNGAGKTTTIHVLATLLRPTSGKAIVAGYDVMREPDKVRKSIGIVFQDPSLDDSLTAYENMYIHGRVYGLRGRLLEERIEELLRFVELYEHRNRLVKTFSGGMRRRLEIARALLHEPIVLFLDEPTLGLDPQTRTHIWDYIRRLRNEKNVTVFMTTHYMEEAEQLCDRIAIIDHGKIIAEGTPEQLKSLVGSDIIYLKIAGPIDDACSFFASIDGVEECKKLGGDRVALKARDAPKMLPRILVEASRRGIEVLEASYHRPTLNDVFIYLTGREIREEEIDSAERIRLYARSIMMRRG